One Streptococcus sp. zg-86 DNA window includes the following coding sequences:
- a CDS encoding DUF975 family protein gives MFSVQQIRAKARQTIAETPGAYLIALIPVIMGVLINLMTSSESNNLVLQLINNPVPSPSHIINATAFPFLYGILVDLMGLSISFALFQIIYKLREKVQAKDAFTIFNHQRFGSILATYLVKAILLFLWGLVATIGLSVMLGGAILSLVATISTPAPQENLLVIAGFMMIIGLLVMIAGIALFLPQFFAYFLVEPLLFDQLTHNTYTGPMAVIKESRRLMKGYKMQGFVLNLSFIGWYILTFISFGIVGIYVIPYYHTSHIYFYQAVLDDRAIKEKFVQSMMP, from the coding sequence ATGTTTTCAGTTCAACAAATTCGTGCTAAAGCACGCCAAACGATTGCAGAAACACCCGGAGCTTATCTCATTGCTCTTATCCCTGTCATTATGGGAGTTTTGATTAACTTGATGACATCATCAGAGTCTAACAATTTAGTTCTGCAACTGATAAATAATCCTGTCCCAAGTCCATCTCACATTATTAATGCAACAGCCTTTCCATTCTTATATGGTATTTTAGTAGATTTAATGGGACTATCCATATCTTTTGCTCTTTTTCAAATAATCTACAAGCTACGTGAGAAGGTCCAAGCAAAAGATGCTTTCACCATCTTTAATCACCAACGATTTGGTAGTATCCTTGCAACCTACCTAGTAAAAGCTATCTTGCTCTTTCTATGGGGACTTGTGGCTACAATCGGACTATCTGTCATGCTCGGTGGCGCAATCTTAAGCCTAGTTGCAACCATCTCTACTCCAGCTCCCCAAGAAAATCTATTGGTCATTGCTGGCTTCATGATGATTATCGGATTATTAGTTATGATTGCGGGAATCGCGCTCTTTCTGCCGCAATTCTTCGCCTACTTCCTTGTAGAACCACTTCTCTTTGACCAATTGACGCACAATACCTATACTGGACCCATGGCCGTCATCAAAGAAAGTCGTCGCTTGATGAAAGGGTATAAAATGCAAGGATTTGTCCTTAACCTATCTTTCATCGGTTGGTATATTTTAACCTTCATTAGTTTTGGTATTGTCGGAATCTATGTCATTCCCTACTACCATACTAGCCATATTTACTTCTATCAAGCAGTTCTTGATGACCGGGCAATCAAAGAAAAATTTGTACAAAGCATGATGCCATAG
- a CDS encoding GAF domain-containing protein — MLEQEKKSQYDLLLAQLQGLLDGERNALANLSNASALLNQALPHSVFTGFYLFDGKELILGPFQGGVSCVHIALGKGVCGQSAEEARTIIVDDVRTHANYISCDAAALSEIVVPMMKNGQLLGVLDLDSRLVADYDAIDKEYLERFVALLMEGTDWNFAMFGEKN; from the coding sequence ATGTTAGAACAAGAAAAAAAATCACAATATGACCTCTTGCTTGCCCAGTTACAAGGCCTTCTTGATGGCGAACGCAATGCGCTAGCAAATCTATCCAACGCTTCTGCCCTGCTTAATCAGGCCCTTCCTCATTCTGTCTTTACAGGCTTTTATTTGTTTGATGGGAAGGAGTTGATTTTAGGGCCTTTTCAAGGTGGCGTTTCCTGCGTTCATATTGCTCTTGGGAAGGGTGTCTGTGGCCAATCAGCTGAGGAGGCTAGGACGATAATCGTAGATGATGTACGCACCCATGCCAACTATATTTCTTGCGATGCGGCAGCCTTATCTGAAATTGTTGTCCCTATGATGAAAAATGGGCAGCTCTTGGGGGTGCTGGACTTGGATTCTCGCCTAGTAGCTGATTATGATGCCATTGACAAGGAATACCTAGAACGCTTCGTTGCTCTTTTAATGGAAGGAACGGATTGGAATTTTGCCATGTTTGGAGAAAAGAACTGA
- the leuC gene encoding 3-isopropylmalate dehydratase large subunit translates to MAGKSILDKVWERHVVTGKEGQPQLMYVDQHYIHEVTSPQAFQGLREAGRHLRRPDLTYGTFDHNVPTVNIFDIRDVISKAQMDTLADNVREFGIDCADHGSELQGIVHMIGPETGRTQPGKFIVCGDSHTATHGAFGALAFGIGTSEVEHVFATQTIWQVKPKKLLVEFVGRPQKGVYAKDFILALIAKYGVGLGVGYAVEYRGEAVDQLSMEERMTICNMSIEFGSKIGMMNPDQTTFDYVRKTANVPTDIEAAIADWKTLVSDEDAVYDKIICMDVSTLAPMVTWGTNPSMGVSFDEPFPAIKDMNDERAYHYMGIRPGQKIEEIELGYIFIGSCTNARLSDLILAAKFVKGKKIAPNLTAIVVPGSRPVKRAAEKLGLDKIFLAAGFEWRDPGCSMCLGMNPDKVPEGVHCASTSNRNFEDRQGFGAKTHLCSPAMAAAAAIAGRFVDVRQLAEVE, encoded by the coding sequence ATGGCTGGGAAATCGATTTTAGATAAGGTCTGGGAACGCCATGTCGTTACGGGAAAAGAAGGGCAGCCCCAGCTCATGTATGTCGATCAGCATTATATCCACGAAGTGACGAGTCCTCAGGCTTTTCAAGGATTACGTGAAGCTGGCAGACACTTGCGAAGACCTGATTTGACCTATGGCACTTTTGATCATAATGTGCCAACTGTTAATATTTTTGACATTCGTGATGTGATTTCAAAGGCGCAAATGGATACCTTGGCTGATAATGTTCGTGAGTTTGGCATTGATTGTGCCGATCACGGTTCAGAACTTCAGGGGATTGTCCACATGATCGGGCCAGAAACAGGTCGTACCCAACCAGGGAAATTCATTGTTTGTGGCGATAGTCATACAGCGACCCATGGTGCCTTTGGAGCTTTGGCATTTGGTATTGGAACCAGTGAAGTTGAGCATGTCTTTGCCACTCAGACCATTTGGCAGGTTAAACCCAAAAAACTCTTGGTTGAATTTGTCGGTCGTCCGCAAAAAGGGGTCTATGCCAAGGACTTTATTTTAGCTCTCATTGCCAAATACGGTGTTGGACTCGGTGTCGGCTATGCGGTGGAGTACCGTGGAGAAGCAGTCGATCAACTCAGTATGGAAGAACGCATGACCATTTGCAATATGTCGATTGAATTTGGCTCCAAAATCGGCATGATGAATCCTGACCAAACGACCTTTGACTATGTCAGAAAAACAGCTAATGTACCAACAGACATTGAGGCTGCCATTGCAGACTGGAAAACCTTGGTATCAGATGAGGATGCTGTTTATGATAAGATCATTTGCATGGATGTTTCGACTCTTGCTCCTATGGTGACTTGGGGGACCAATCCTTCTATGGGGGTTTCCTTCGATGAGCCATTTCCAGCGATTAAGGATATGAATGATGAACGAGCTTATCATTATATGGGGATACGTCCTGGTCAGAAGATTGAAGAGATTGAGTTGGGGTATATTTTCATTGGGTCTTGTACCAATGCGCGCTTGAGTGATTTGATACTAGCTGCCAAATTTGTCAAGGGCAAAAAAATTGCGCCTAACCTAACCGCCATTGTTGTGCCAGGGAGTCGACCTGTCAAGCGAGCAGCTGAAAAGTTGGGTTTGGATAAGATTTTCCTAGCGGCCGGTTTTGAATGGCGAGATCCGGGTTGCTCCATGTGTCTGGGGATGAATCCAGACAAGGTGCCTGAGGGGGTTCATTGTGCCTCGACCAGCAATCGAAATTTTGAGGATCGGCAAGGATTTGGCGCGAAAACGCACCTGTGTAGTCCTGCTATGGCAGCAGCGGCAGCGATTGCGGGGCGCTTTGTGGATGTGAGACAGCTTGCGGAGGTAGAGTAA
- the dnaX gene encoding DNA polymerase III subunit gamma/tau, with translation MYQALYRKYRSQTFGEMVGQEVVATTLKQAIEQEKISHAYLFSGPRGTGKTSAAKIFAKAMNCPNQTAGEPCNDCYICKAITDGSLEDVIEIDAASNNGVDEIRDIRDKSTYAPSLAHYKVYIIDEVHMLSTGAFNALLKTLEEPTENVVFILATTELHKIPATILSRVQRFEFKSIKVVDITDHLNHILHQEAIEFDQEAIAMIARRAEGGMRDALSILDQALSLSVDRVLTLEVAEEITGSIGLKALDAYMDSIRRQDAPAALQHLQTIFDNGKSMVRFTTDMLYYLRDLLIVQTGGENTHTSSTFIANLEMEQDRIFAMIEVVTRALADIKTSPQPKIYAEMMTIRLADITGQKVEPNQAAIPAGLLEQVETLKAQVQSLQQQLASLGKQPLEIKPVSRKPQTNKKYRPDTNKVHAILQEAMENPNLARENLTRLQNAWGEIIESLSGADKALLVGSQPVAANEHHAILAFESAFNAEQTMKRENLDAMFGNILSKAAGFSPHILALAQTDWLAIRAEFSAKAKGQKEAVPEATEEETLVPEAFQFLADTVTIVED, from the coding sequence ATGTACCAAGCCCTTTACCGGAAATACCGTAGCCAAACCTTTGGAGAGATGGTTGGACAGGAGGTAGTCGCGACCACTCTCAAGCAGGCAATTGAGCAAGAAAAAATCAGCCATGCCTATCTCTTTTCAGGTCCGAGGGGAACAGGTAAAACATCTGCAGCGAAAATTTTTGCCAAGGCCATGAACTGTCCCAATCAGACAGCTGGAGAGCCTTGTAATGACTGCTATATCTGTAAAGCTATTACTGATGGCAGTTTGGAAGATGTGATTGAGATTGATGCGGCTTCAAATAACGGTGTGGATGAAATCCGTGACATTCGTGACAAGTCGACCTATGCTCCCAGTCTTGCCCACTACAAGGTGTATATTATTGATGAGGTTCACATGCTCTCGACAGGGGCTTTTAATGCCCTCTTGAAAACCCTAGAAGAGCCGACAGAAAATGTTGTCTTTATCCTTGCGACCACTGAGTTGCACAAGATTCCCGCGACGATTTTGTCTCGGGTGCAGCGCTTTGAGTTCAAGTCGATTAAGGTGGTAGATATTACAGACCACCTGAACCATATTCTTCATCAGGAAGCCATTGAGTTTGACCAAGAAGCCATTGCCATGATTGCCCGTCGTGCTGAAGGTGGTATGCGAGATGCCCTCTCTATTTTGGATCAGGCTCTCAGTCTGAGTGTCGACCGGGTCTTGACCTTGGAAGTTGCAGAGGAAATCACAGGATCGATTGGTCTGAAGGCTCTGGATGCTTATATGGACAGTATTCGCAGGCAAGATGCTCCAGCAGCTCTTCAGCACTTGCAGACCATTTTTGATAATGGCAAAAGTATGGTACGGTTTACGACAGATATGCTCTATTATCTGCGTGATTTGCTGATTGTGCAGACAGGTGGGGAAAACACTCATACCAGTTCGACTTTTATAGCTAATCTTGAGATGGAACAAGACCGTATTTTTGCCATGATTGAGGTTGTTACGCGCGCCTTAGCAGATATTAAAACCAGTCCTCAACCGAAAATCTATGCTGAAATGATGACCATTCGCTTGGCTGATATTACTGGTCAGAAGGTTGAACCAAACCAAGCAGCCATTCCAGCAGGTTTGCTTGAACAGGTAGAGACCTTAAAAGCTCAGGTTCAGTCCTTGCAGCAGCAGCTTGCTAGTCTTGGTAAGCAACCATTAGAGATCAAGCCAGTTTCTCGTAAACCACAGACGAATAAAAAATACCGTCCAGATACCAATAAGGTCCATGCTATTTTACAAGAAGCGATGGAAAATCCAAACCTAGCCCGAGAGAATTTGACTCGCTTGCAGAATGCTTGGGGGGAAATTATCGAAAGTTTATCTGGAGCAGACAAGGCCTTATTGGTTGGTTCTCAGCCTGTTGCGGCCAACGAACACCATGCAATTCTAGCCTTTGAGTCAGCTTTCAATGCGGAACAAACGATGAAACGTGAAAACTTAGATGCTATGTTTGGGAATATCTTGAGTAAGGCAGCAGGTTTTTCACCTCATATTTTAGCCCTTGCACAGACAGATTGGTTAGCTATTCGTGCAGAATTTTCAGCCAAGGCAAAAGGGCAGAAAGAGGCTGTACCAGAAGCAACAGAAGAAGAAACCCTTGTTCCAGAAGCCTTTCAATTCTTGGCGGATACTGTCACAATTGTGGAGGATTGA
- a CDS encoding M42 family metallopeptidase, with product MNTLDYLVTLTNTPSPTGYTTAIMDYVQSEITRFGYQVVKTPKGGVMVSVVGADDSRHRVVTAHLDTLGAMVRAIKPDGRLKMDLIGGFGYPSIEGENCLIHVAKNGKTYTGTILMHQTSVHVYADAKTAERNQANMEIRLDEKVKSAEETRSLGIDVGDFISFDPRTVITESGFIKSRHLDDKVSAAILMNLLKVYKEEGIILPYTTHFYFSNNEEIGYGANSSLPEQVVEYLAVDMGAMGDDQQTDEYTVSICVKDASGPYHYELRQHLVALAQEHGIPYKLDIYPYYGSDASAAMHAGADVKHALLGAGIESSHSYERTHVDSIKATESMVDAYLKSAMVE from the coding sequence ATGAACACACTTGATTATCTTGTTACATTAACCAATACGCCTTCCCCAACAGGCTATACGACAGCGATTATGGACTATGTTCAGTCAGAGATTACGAGATTTGGCTATCAAGTCGTGAAAACGCCCAAGGGTGGTGTCATGGTGAGTGTAGTAGGAGCAGATGATAGCCGTCATAGAGTAGTGACGGCGCATTTGGATACCTTAGGGGCTATGGTGCGCGCAATTAAACCAGACGGTCGATTGAAAATGGATTTAATTGGTGGCTTTGGCTATCCTTCTATTGAGGGAGAAAATTGCTTGATTCATGTCGCTAAAAATGGGAAGACCTATACAGGAACGATTCTTATGCACCAGACCTCTGTCCATGTATACGCTGATGCGAAAACCGCAGAGCGCAATCAGGCGAACATGGAAATTCGTCTGGATGAAAAGGTAAAATCTGCTGAAGAAACACGCTCCTTGGGGATTGATGTGGGCGATTTTATTTCCTTTGACCCACGGACCGTTATCACAGAAAGTGGTTTTATCAAGAGCCGGCACCTAGATGATAAGGTATCTGCTGCTATTTTGATGAACTTGCTCAAGGTGTACAAGGAAGAGGGGATTATTCTGCCCTACACGACCCATTTTTATTTTTCAAATAATGAAGAGATTGGCTATGGGGCAAATTCTAGCCTACCAGAACAAGTTGTAGAATACTTGGCTGTCGATATGGGAGCAATGGGAGATGACCAGCAGACCGACGAATACACTGTGTCAATCTGTGTCAAAGATGCTTCAGGTCCGTATCATTACGAATTGCGCCAGCATTTGGTTGCGTTAGCGCAAGAACATGGCATTCCTTACAAGCTTGATATTTATCCTTATTATGGCTCAGATGCTTCAGCAGCTATGCATGCAGGAGCAGACGTTAAGCATGCCCTACTTGGTGCAGGAATCGAGTCTAGCCATTCCTACGAGCGTACTCATGTAGACTCTATTAAAGCCACAGAGAGCATGGTAGATGCCTATTTGAAATCAGCGATGGTGGAATAA
- the leuD gene encoding 3-isopropylmalate dehydratase small subunit: MEKFTTYTGTTVPLMNDNIDTDQILPKQFLKLIDKKGFGKYLMYAWRYLDHAYTENPDFIFNQEEYRKATILVTGDNFGAGSSREHAAWALADYGFKVVIAGSFGDIHYNNELNNGMLPIVQPREVREKLAKLSPDDEVTVDLEKQVIISPIGDFHFDIDSEWKYKLLNGLDDIGITLQYEDLIAAYERNRPAYWREDEKQ; this comes from the coding sequence ATGGAAAAATTCACCACTTATACAGGAACAACTGTTCCTCTGATGAATGACAATATTGACACGGATCAGATTCTACCCAAGCAATTTTTGAAGTTGATTGATAAAAAAGGTTTTGGCAAGTATCTGATGTATGCTTGGCGCTACCTAGATCATGCCTATACGGAAAATCCTGATTTTATTTTTAATCAAGAGGAGTACCGCAAAGCGACCATTTTGGTGACAGGTGACAATTTTGGAGCTGGTTCGTCGCGTGAACACGCAGCTTGGGCCTTAGCTGACTATGGCTTTAAGGTTGTCATTGCAGGTTCTTTTGGGGATATTCATTACAACAATGAATTAAATAATGGCATGTTGCCGATTGTCCAACCACGAGAGGTGCGAGAGAAATTGGCAAAGCTTAGCCCTGATGATGAGGTGACCGTTGACCTAGAAAAACAGGTGATTATCTCACCAATTGGCGATTTTCATTTTGATATTGATAGCGAATGGAAGTACAAGCTCTTAAATGGTTTGGATGATATTGGGATTACCCTTCAATACGAGGATTTGATTGCAGCTTATGAACGCAATCGACCGGCGTATTGGAGAGAGGATGAAAAGCAATAG
- a CDS encoding MgtC/SapB family protein: protein MTIQDIFIRLVLAILCSGLIGYDRQRKSRPAGLRTHLLVCIGATTIALIQSAVFYEKLQSQPMIEVDQVRLLAPIVSGIGFLGAGTIVVTKHRVAGLTTAASLWTVAGIGIALGMGYYSIALLAFLAVIFSLMLVSYIIPTPEIKRLEIHFIHRQETKEFLTEFFAEHHIELTNVLFDVQNIDGRKIYRNIFTLQLPKDVSLVEIIEELAVRSNILKVRLISVVE, encoded by the coding sequence ATGACCATACAAGATATATTCATTCGATTGGTATTAGCGATTTTATGTTCGGGATTGATTGGCTATGATCGTCAGCGCAAGAGTCGGCCAGCTGGTCTTCGAACCCACCTGTTAGTGTGTATTGGAGCGACAACGATTGCTCTGATTCAGAGTGCAGTTTTTTACGAGAAATTGCAGAGTCAGCCGATGATTGAAGTCGATCAGGTACGGCTTCTCGCTCCTATTGTTAGCGGAATTGGTTTTTTAGGTGCGGGTACCATTGTGGTGACAAAGCATAGAGTGGCCGGTTTGACAACAGCTGCTTCGCTCTGGACTGTTGCGGGCATTGGGATTGCTTTAGGAATGGGCTATTATAGTATCGCTCTATTGGCCTTTTTGGCGGTTATCTTTTCCTTAATGCTGGTTAGCTATATTATCCCTACTCCGGAAATTAAACGGTTGGAGATTCACTTTATTCATCGTCAGGAAACCAAGGAATTTTTAACAGAATTTTTTGCAGAACACCATATTGAGTTGACCAATGTACTCTTTGATGTTCAAAATATAGATGGGCGGAAGATTTACCGTAATATCTTCACTTTGCAACTGCCTAAAGATGTTTCGCTAGTAGAAATTATTGAAGAATTGGCCGTTCGTTCCAATATTTTAAAGGTTCGACTCATTTCTGTCGTTGAATAG
- a CDS encoding DUF3272 family protein → MRISQFLFLALTTALATYWMNEAILAGEYIWAAIYGFFVVRNLRLSYRVSKVIRVVESLTKKTD, encoded by the coding sequence ATGAGAATTTCCCAGTTTTTGTTTCTAGCCCTTACAACGGCTCTTGCGACTTATTGGATGAACGAGGCGATTTTAGCCGGCGAATATATTTGGGCAGCCATTTATGGATTTTTTGTTGTGCGTAATCTTCGCTTGAGCTATCGGGTCAGCAAGGTGATTCGTGTCGTTGAAAGTCTTACCAAGAAGACAGACTGA
- the birA gene encoding bifunctional biotin--[acetyl-CoA-carboxylase] ligase/biotin operon repressor BirA translates to MKTYEKIYTILLNAKNYVSGEELAQELGISRTSVWKGIQQLEKQGLVIQARANRGYRLEQGDLLLPQDIEDSLQIPVHLSKNSTSTQLDAKHGIERGDLNPALYLASSQGQAQGRFGRPFFTAETGGIYMTLHLCPKAPFQDLKPYTLLVAAAIVQAIEGLIGIQTEIKWVNDIYLHGKKIAGILTEAVSSIEAQVVTDVMIGVGLNFHLLDLPAELKEKATSLFLEKPTITRNQLITEIWRIFFTTSEETLLALYKEKSLVLGKQVTFSEHNQLYQGRALEITDSGILQVELEDGTIKSLVSGEISLSSW, encoded by the coding sequence ATGAAAACCTACGAAAAAATTTATACGATTCTATTGAATGCAAAAAACTATGTTAGCGGGGAAGAATTGGCTCAAGAATTGGGCATTTCAAGAACCTCTGTCTGGAAAGGCATTCAACAGTTAGAAAAACAAGGTCTTGTTATTCAGGCTAGAGCCAACCGTGGCTATCGCCTTGAACAAGGAGATTTATTGCTCCCTCAGGATATCGAAGACAGCCTTCAAATCCCTGTTCATCTAAGTAAAAATAGCACTTCAACCCAACTAGATGCCAAGCATGGAATCGAGCGCGGGGATTTGAACCCAGCCCTTTATCTGGCAAGCAGTCAAGGACAAGCTCAGGGTCGATTTGGCAGACCATTTTTTACGGCTGAAACAGGTGGCATTTACATGACCTTGCACCTTTGTCCCAAAGCTCCCTTTCAAGATTTAAAACCCTATACCTTATTGGTTGCAGCTGCGATTGTTCAAGCCATTGAAGGGCTAATCGGTATCCAAACAGAAATCAAATGGGTGAACGACATCTACCTCCATGGCAAGAAAATTGCAGGTATCCTAACAGAAGCTGTTTCTTCCATTGAGGCCCAAGTCGTCACCGATGTGATGATTGGGGTCGGATTGAATTTTCATCTCCTTGACCTACCAGCAGAACTGAAAGAAAAGGCAACCAGTCTCTTTCTTGAAAAACCAACCATCACGCGCAATCAATTGATTACTGAAATTTGGCGAATCTTTTTTACCACAAGCGAAGAAACATTACTAGCCCTTTACAAAGAAAAATCACTTGTTCTTGGAAAACAAGTGACCTTTTCAGAGCACAATCAGCTTTATCAAGGAAGAGCCCTTGAGATTACAGATAGCGGAATCTTGCAAGTGGAGCTAGAAGACGGCACTATCAAAAGCCTAGTAAGTGGGGAAATCAGTCTGTCTTCTTGGTAA